Proteins encoded in a region of the Streptomyces violaceoruber genome:
- a CDS encoding MBL fold metallo-hydrolase: protein MTDAAALPGQPRGGVLSGPATARAVNVLAPNASAMTLDGTNTWILAEPDSDLAVVVDPGPLDDVHLRHVVDTAERAGKRVALTLLTHGHPDHAEGAARFAELTRTNVRALDPALRLGDEGLAAGDVIGVGGLELRVVATPGHTADSLCFHLPADRAVLTGDTVLGRGTTVVAHPDGRLGDYLDSLRRLRSLTADDGVHTVLPGHGPVLEDAQGAVEYYLAHRAHRLAQVETAVEDGHRTPGEVVAHVYADVDRSLWPAAELSVRAQLEYLGEHGIVQLPE, encoded by the coding sequence ATGACGGACGCAGCAGCACTGCCCGGACAGCCGCGCGGCGGCGTCCTGTCGGGACCGGCCACCGCGCGCGCGGTGAACGTTCTCGCGCCCAACGCCTCCGCGATGACCCTGGACGGCACGAACACCTGGATCCTCGCCGAGCCCGACTCCGACCTGGCCGTCGTCGTCGACCCGGGCCCGCTGGACGACGTCCACCTGCGGCACGTCGTCGACACGGCCGAGCGGGCCGGCAAGCGGGTCGCGCTGACGCTGCTGACGCACGGTCACCCGGACCACGCGGAGGGCGCCGCGCGCTTCGCCGAGCTGACCCGCACGAACGTACGGGCACTGGACCCGGCGCTGCGGCTGGGCGACGAGGGCCTGGCGGCCGGTGACGTGATCGGGGTCGGCGGCCTGGAGCTGAGGGTCGTGGCGACCCCGGGGCACACGGCGGACTCCCTGTGCTTCCACCTCCCGGCCGACCGGGCCGTCCTGACGGGCGACACCGTCCTGGGCCGCGGCACGACGGTGGTGGCCCACCCGGACGGCCGTCTCGGCGACTACCTGGACTCGCTGCGCAGGCTCAGGTCGCTCACGGCCGACGACGGGGTGCACACGGTGCTTCCGGGGCACGGGCCCGTCCTCGAGGACGCCCAGGGTGCCGTGGAGTACTACCTCGCCCATCGGGCCCACCGGCTCGCCCAGGTCGAGACGGCGGTGGAGGACGGCCACCGCACGCCGGGCGAGGTCGTCGCCCACGTGTACGCGGACGTCGACCGCTCCCTGTGGCCGGCGGCGGAGCTGTCGGTGCGGGCGCAGCTGGAGTACCTGGGCGAACACGGGATCGTCCAGCTGCCCGAGTAG
- a CDS encoding alpha/beta fold hydrolase, translating to MPQPPVTDQQTGERDTRQDGRPGQAAGRPVHRLVPSPAGRIHLVEQGSGPLVLLVHGFPESWYSWRHQLPALAAAGFRAVALDVRGYGRSSRPDAVEAYRMLDLVADNVAVVEALGESSAVVVGHDWGANIAAHSALLRPDVFRAVGLLSVPYTPPGGPRPSEAFAGMSDPAGPFAGQEFYVSYFQEPGRAEAEIEPDVRGWLAGLYAALSAGTMPGPQDPDPHFVAPGGRMRDRFPSAGRLPSWLTEEDLDVYAGEFERTGLTGALNRYRNMDRDWADLAAHEGAPITQPSLFLGGALDASTTWLSDAIEAYPVTLPGLSASHLLDGCGHWLQQERPEETNRLLTEWLTGLPS from the coding sequence ATGCCGCAGCCGCCCGTGACCGACCAGCAGACCGGCGAACGAGACACCCGGCAGGACGGCAGGCCCGGACAGGCCGCCGGCCGGCCCGTGCACCGGCTGGTGCCCTCACCCGCCGGCCGGATCCACCTGGTGGAGCAGGGCAGCGGGCCGCTGGTCCTGCTCGTGCACGGCTTCCCCGAGTCCTGGTACTCCTGGCGCCACCAGCTGCCCGCACTGGCCGCCGCCGGGTTCCGCGCCGTCGCCCTCGACGTACGCGGCTACGGGCGCTCCTCGCGGCCGGACGCCGTCGAGGCGTACCGGATGCTGGACCTGGTGGCGGACAACGTCGCCGTGGTGGAGGCGCTGGGAGAAAGCTCCGCCGTGGTCGTCGGCCACGACTGGGGCGCGAACATCGCCGCCCACTCCGCGCTGCTGCGGCCGGACGTGTTCCGCGCGGTGGGCCTGCTGAGCGTGCCGTACACGCCGCCGGGCGGACCGCGGCCCAGCGAGGCCTTCGCCGGTATGAGCGACCCGGCCGGGCCCTTCGCCGGGCAGGAGTTCTACGTCTCCTACTTCCAGGAGCCCGGCCGCGCCGAAGCCGAGATCGAGCCCGACGTACGCGGCTGGCTCGCCGGCCTCTACGCCGCCCTGTCCGCCGGCACCATGCCCGGCCCCCAGGATCCCGACCCGCACTTCGTCGCCCCCGGCGGCCGGATGCGCGACCGGTTCCCGTCCGCCGGGCGGCTGCCCTCCTGGCTGACCGAGGAGGACCTGGACGTCTACGCCGGGGAGTTCGAGCGCACCGGCCTGACCGGCGCCCTGAACCGCTACCGCAACATGGACCGCGACTGGGCCGACCTGGCCGCGCACGAGGGCGCCCCGATCACCCAGCCGTCCCTGTTCCTCGGCGGCGCGCTGGACGCCTCCACCACCTGGCTGTCCGACGCGATCGAGGCGTATCCGGTCACCCTGCCCGGGCTGAGCGCCTCGCACCTTCTCGACGGCTGCGGCCACTGGCTCCAGCAGGAGCGCCCCGAGGAGACGAACCGGCTGCTCACCGAGTGGCTGACCGGCCTGCCCTCCTGA
- the nth gene encoding endonuclease III produces MEKSAASKKTAANASRKSDAKKSAVKKTAAKETEAKETAAKETAAKKTAAARKTAAGKTAGKTGAKSAAAKQVPPLKRQAPAKKPAIAPKKATAAVKGVAPAKTVAPKPPRGESRTALVRRARRINRELAEVYPYAHPELDFENPFQLVVATVLSAQTTDLRVNQTTPALFAKYPTPEDLAAAVPEEVEEILRPTGFFRAKTKSVIGLSKALTEDFGGEVPGRLEDLVKLPGVGRKTAFVVLGNAFGRPGITVDTHFQRLVRRWRWTEETDPDKIEAAVGALFPKSDWTDLSHHVIWHGRRICHARKPACGACPIAPLCPAYGEGETDPEKAKKLLKYEKGGFPGQRLKPPQAYLDAGGKPAPPLGAG; encoded by the coding sequence GTGGAGAAGAGCGCCGCGAGTAAGAAGACCGCCGCGAACGCGAGTAGGAAGTCCGACGCGAAGAAGAGCGCCGTGAAGAAGACGGCGGCCAAGGAGACCGAGGCGAAGGAGACGGCGGCGAAGGAGACGGCGGCGAAGAAGACGGCGGCGGCCAGGAAGACCGCGGCCGGGAAGACCGCCGGCAAGACGGGCGCCAAGTCGGCCGCCGCGAAGCAGGTCCCGCCCCTCAAGAGGCAGGCGCCTGCCAAGAAGCCGGCCATCGCCCCGAAGAAGGCCACCGCCGCCGTCAAGGGCGTCGCCCCGGCGAAGACCGTCGCCCCCAAGCCGCCGCGCGGCGAGTCGCGCACCGCGCTGGTGCGCCGCGCCCGCCGTATCAACCGCGAGCTCGCCGAGGTCTACCCGTACGCCCACCCGGAGCTGGACTTCGAGAACCCGTTCCAGCTGGTCGTGGCCACGGTGCTGTCCGCCCAGACCACCGACCTCAGGGTCAACCAGACGACGCCCGCCCTCTTCGCCAAGTACCCGACCCCCGAGGACCTGGCCGCCGCCGTCCCCGAGGAGGTCGAGGAGATCCTGCGTCCGACCGGCTTCTTCCGGGCCAAGACCAAGTCGGTCATAGGGCTGTCCAAGGCGCTCACGGAGGACTTCGGCGGCGAGGTCCCCGGGCGCCTCGAAGACCTCGTCAAGCTGCCCGGCGTCGGCCGCAAGACCGCCTTCGTCGTGCTCGGCAACGCCTTCGGCCGCCCCGGCATCACCGTGGACACGCACTTCCAGCGCCTGGTGCGCCGCTGGCGGTGGACCGAGGAGACCGACCCGGACAAGATCGAGGCCGCCGTCGGTGCGCTCTTCCCGAAGAGCGACTGGACCGACCTCTCCCACCACGTCATCTGGCACGGCCGCCGCATCTGCCACGCCCGCAAGCCGGCCTGCGGCGCCTGCCCCATCGCCCCGCTGTGCCCGGCGTACGGCGAGGGCGAGACGGACCCGGAGAAGGCGAAGAAGCTGCTGAAGTACGAGAAGGGCGGCTTCCCGGGGCAGCGGCTGAAGCCCCCGCAGGCCTACCTGGACGCGGGCGGGAAGCCGGCGCCGCCGCTGGGGGCCGGGTGA
- a CDS encoding phage holin family protein: MSAPDGSPVGTERSIGQLFASATTEMSALVHDEIALAKAQLKQDVKRGATSGGAFSAAGLLLLFSLPMLSFALAYGIRTWSGWNMAVCFLLSFAANVLVAGLLALIGIVFAKKAKKGRGPQKVAASVKQSAGLLQNAKPHPRPELPADRSPEAIEAVARSSS, encoded by the coding sequence ATGAGCGCACCCGACGGCAGCCCGGTCGGCACCGAACGCAGCATCGGCCAGCTGTTCGCCTCGGCGACCACCGAAATGTCGGCGCTCGTGCACGACGAGATCGCGCTGGCGAAGGCGCAGCTGAAGCAGGACGTCAAGCGCGGGGCGACGAGCGGCGGCGCGTTCTCCGCCGCGGGCCTGCTCCTGCTCTTCTCCCTGCCGATGCTGAGCTTCGCGCTGGCCTACGGCATCCGGACCTGGAGCGGCTGGAACATGGCCGTCTGCTTCCTGCTGTCCTTCGCCGCGAACGTGCTGGTCGCGGGCCTCCTCGCGCTCATCGGCATCGTCTTCGCGAAGAAGGCCAAGAAGGGCCGCGGCCCGCAGAAGGTCGCCGCCTCGGTGAAGCAGTCGGCGGGCTTGCTCCAGAACGCCAAGCCGCACCCCCGCCCGGAACTGCCCGCGGACCGGTCCCCCGAAGCGATCGAGGCTGTGGCACGCTCGTCCTCATGA
- a CDS encoding DUF4177 domain-containing protein, with protein sequence MTKWEYATVPLLVHATKQILDTWGEDGWELVQVVPGPNNPEQLVAYLKREKQA encoded by the coding sequence ATGACCAAGTGGGAATACGCAACCGTGCCGCTGCTCGTCCATGCCACGAAGCAGATTCTGGACACCTGGGGCGAGGACGGCTGGGAGCTCGTCCAGGTCGTGCCCGGGCCGAACAACCCCGAGCAGCTCGTCGCCTACCTGAAGCGGGAGAAGCAGGCGTGA
- a CDS encoding ArsA-related P-loop ATPase, giving the protein MSRLQVVSGKGGTGKTTVAAALALALATEGKRALLVEVEGRQGIAQLFETEALPYEERKIAVAPGGGEVYALAIDAELALLDYLQMFYKLGSAGRALKKLGAIDFATTIAPGVRDVLLTGKACEAVRRKDKQGRFVYDYVVMDAPPTGRITRFLNVNDEVAGLAKVGPIHNQAQAVMRVLKSRETAVHLVTLLEEMPVQETVDGIAELRTARLPVGRVVVNMVRPQVLDAAGLELVRETPRTALARSLSGAGLGGARRGGHAERLVDPLLAQAGEYAERYALEQEQRAVLGELGLPTHELPLLAEGMDLAGLYELATELRKQGIA; this is encoded by the coding sequence GTGAGCAGGCTCCAGGTCGTCAGCGGCAAGGGCGGTACCGGCAAGACCACGGTGGCCGCGGCCCTCGCGCTGGCCCTGGCCACCGAGGGGAAGCGCGCGCTTCTCGTCGAGGTCGAGGGCCGCCAGGGCATCGCGCAGCTCTTCGAAACGGAGGCGCTGCCTTATGAGGAGCGGAAGATCGCCGTCGCTCCCGGGGGCGGGGAGGTGTACGCCCTCGCCATCGACGCCGAACTGGCCCTTCTGGACTATCTCCAGATGTTCTACAAGCTCGGCAGCGCCGGACGGGCCCTGAAGAAGCTCGGCGCGATCGACTTCGCGACCACCATCGCGCCGGGGGTCAGGGACGTCCTGCTGACCGGCAAGGCGTGCGAGGCGGTCCGGCGCAAGGACAAGCAGGGGCGGTTCGTGTACGACTACGTCGTCATGGACGCCCCGCCGACCGGCCGCATCACGCGCTTCCTCAACGTCAACGACGAGGTGGCGGGGCTCGCGAAGGTCGGCCCCATACACAATCAGGCGCAGGCCGTGATGCGGGTGCTGAAGTCGCGGGAGACCGCGGTGCACCTGGTGACGCTGCTGGAGGAGATGCCGGTCCAGGAGACCGTGGACGGCATCGCCGAGCTGCGGACGGCACGGCTCCCGGTGGGCCGGGTCGTGGTGAACATGGTCCGGCCCCAGGTCCTGGACGCCGCCGGCCTGGAGCTCGTACGGGAGACACCGCGTACGGCGCTGGCCCGGTCCCTGTCCGGGGCGGGACTCGGCGGGGCACGGCGGGGCGGGCACGCCGAGCGGCTGGTGGACCCGCTCCTCGCCCAGGCCGGCGAGTACGCCGAGCGGTACGCGCTGGAGCAGGAGCAGCGGGCGGTCCTCGGCGAGCTGGGCCTGCCGACGCACGAACTGCCGCTGCTCGCGGAGGGCATGGACCTGGCGGGCCTGTACGAGCTGGCCACCGAGCTGCGGAAGCAGGGGATCGCATGA
- a CDS encoding RidA family protein has product MSAVEAKLAELGLTLPEVVPPLAAYQPAVQSGPYVYTSGQLPMLGGKLPVTGKVGAEVTPDEAKELARTCALNALAAVKSVAGDLDRVARVVKVVGFVASAADFTGQPGVINGASELLGEVLGDKGVHARSAVGVAVLPLDAPVEVEIQVELVQP; this is encoded by the coding sequence GTGAGCGCCGTCGAGGCGAAGCTCGCCGAGCTCGGTCTGACGCTGCCCGAGGTCGTCCCGCCGCTGGCCGCATACCAGCCGGCCGTGCAGTCGGGCCCGTACGTCTACACGTCCGGCCAGCTGCCGATGCTGGGGGGCAAGCTCCCGGTCACCGGCAAGGTCGGTGCCGAGGTCACTCCGGACGAGGCGAAGGAACTGGCCCGCACCTGCGCGCTGAACGCCCTGGCCGCCGTGAAGTCCGTCGCCGGTGACCTCGACCGCGTCGCGCGTGTCGTCAAGGTCGTCGGCTTCGTCGCGTCCGCCGCCGACTTCACCGGCCAGCCCGGTGTGATCAACGGCGCCAGCGAACTCCTCGGCGAGGTCCTGGGCGACAAGGGCGTGCACGCCCGCAGCGCGGTCGGCGTGGCGGTCCTGCCGCTGGACGCGCCGGTGGAGGTCGAGATCCAGGTGGAGCTCGTCCAGCCGTAG
- a CDS encoding Crp/Fnr family transcriptional regulator — protein sequence MDDVLRRNPLFAALDDEQSAELRASMSEVTLARGDTLFHEGDPGDRLYVVTEGKVKLHRTSPDGRENMLAVVGPSELIGELSLFDPGPRTATGTALTEVKLLALGHGDLQPWLNVRPEVATALLRAVARRLRKTNDAMSDLVFSDVPGRVARALLDLSRRFGVQSEEGIHVVHDLTQEELAQLVGASRETVNKALADFAQRGWLRLEARAVILLDVERLAKRSR from the coding sequence GTGGACGACGTTCTGCGGCGCAACCCGCTCTTCGCGGCGCTCGACGACGAGCAATCCGCGGAGCTCCGCGCCTCCATGAGTGAGGTGACCCTCGCCCGCGGCGACACCCTGTTCCACGAGGGGGACCCCGGAGACCGCCTCTACGTGGTCACGGAAGGCAAGGTCAAGCTCCACCGCACGTCCCCCGACGGGCGCGAGAACATGCTGGCCGTCGTCGGCCCCAGCGAGCTGATCGGCGAGCTGTCGCTCTTCGACCCGGGCCCGCGCACGGCGACCGGCACCGCGCTGACCGAGGTCAAGCTGCTCGCCCTCGGCCACGGCGACCTCCAGCCCTGGCTGAACGTCCGCCCCGAGGTGGCCACCGCGCTGCTGCGCGCCGTCGCGCGCCGCCTGCGCAAGACCAACGACGCCATGTCGGACCTGGTCTTCTCGGACGTTCCCGGCCGTGTCGCCCGCGCCCTGCTCGACCTCTCCCGCCGCTTCGGCGTGCAGTCGGAGGAGGGCATCCACGTGGTGCACGACCTGACGCAGGAGGAGCTGGCCCAGCTGGTCGGCGCGTCCCGCGAGACGGTCAACAAGGCGCTGGCGGACTTCGCCCAGCGCGGCTGGCTCCGCCTGGAGGCCCGCGCGGTGATCCTCCTGGACGTGGAGCGACTGGCCAAGCGCTCCCGCTGA
- a CDS encoding NUDIX hydrolase: MTRASDTQGPARDRTRGAMLSKEGLPGWLDPVVRAVETIRPTQLSRFLPPADGAGRQSAVLILFGDGTRAGEGGEEAGRGPELLLMERAGSLRSHPGQPAFPGGALDPEDGDPRGDGPLRAALREAEEETGLDPAGVQLFGVLPKLYIPVSGFVVSPVLAWWREPTPVGVVDPAETARVFTVPVADLTDPANRVTTIHPSGHRGPAFLVESALVWGFTAGIIDRLLHFAGWERPWDREKQVPLDWRA; the protein is encoded by the coding sequence ATGACACGGGCGAGTGACACTCAGGGTCCCGCGAGGGACCGCACTCGGGGCGCGATGCTCAGCAAGGAGGGTCTGCCGGGCTGGCTGGACCCGGTGGTGCGGGCCGTCGAGACCATCCGGCCGACCCAGCTGAGCCGCTTCCTGCCGCCGGCGGACGGCGCCGGCCGCCAGTCCGCCGTCCTGATCCTCTTCGGCGACGGCACGCGCGCGGGCGAGGGCGGCGAGGAGGCCGGCCGGGGCCCGGAGCTGCTGCTCATGGAGCGGGCCGGCTCGCTGCGCTCCCACCCCGGCCAGCCCGCCTTCCCGGGCGGCGCCCTCGATCCCGAGGACGGTGATCCGCGCGGTGACGGCCCGTTGCGGGCCGCCCTGCGTGAGGCGGAGGAGGAGACCGGACTCGACCCGGCGGGCGTCCAGCTCTTCGGGGTGCTGCCCAAGCTCTACATCCCGGTGAGCGGTTTCGTCGTCTCCCCGGTGCTGGCCTGGTGGCGCGAACCCACCCCGGTCGGTGTCGTGGACCCGGCCGAGACCGCACGCGTCTTCACGGTCCCCGTGGCCGATCTCACGGATCCCGCCAACAGGGTGACGACCATCCATCCCAGCGGTCACCGAGGTCCGGCATTCCTGGTCGAATCGGCACTCGTGTGGGGCTTCACCGCCGGCATCATCGACCGGCTGCTGCACTTCGCGGGCTGGGAGCGGCCCTGGGACCGGGAGAAGCAGGTCCCGCTGGACTGGCGCGCATGA
- a CDS encoding MarP family serine protease: MNVLDILLLLAAVWFAIVGFRQGFVVGILSVIGFLGGGLVAVYLLPVIWDALTDNAEVSQTAAVVAVVIVIVCASVGQALTTHLGNKLRRFITWSPARALDATGGALVNVVAMLLVAWLLGSALARTTMPTVGKEVRQSTVLAGVQEVLPAQADTWFDSFTSVLAENGFPQVFSPFSNEPVLDTPPPDPALVNSRVAVTAKRSIVKVMGTAPDCGKVLEGTGFVFADRRVMTNAHVVGGVDEPTVQIGGEGRKYDATVVLYDWRRDIAVLDVPELDAPALRFTDEDEDARGDDDAIVAGFPENGAYDVRAARVRGRITANGPDIYHRDTVRRDVYSLYATVRQGNSGGPLLTPEGEVYGVVFAKSLDDPDTGYALTADEIREDIGKGRTASQQVDSDSCAL; encoded by the coding sequence GTGAACGTGCTGGACATCCTGTTGCTGCTGGCCGCCGTCTGGTTCGCGATCGTCGGCTTCCGGCAGGGCTTCGTCGTCGGCATCCTGTCGGTGATCGGCTTCCTCGGCGGCGGTCTCGTCGCCGTCTATCTGCTGCCGGTGATCTGGGACGCGCTGACGGACAACGCGGAGGTGAGTCAGACCGCCGCCGTCGTCGCGGTCGTCATCGTCATCGTGTGCGCCTCCGTCGGCCAGGCACTGACGACCCATCTGGGCAACAAGCTGCGCCGCTTCATCACGTGGTCCCCGGCCCGCGCCCTGGACGCCACCGGCGGCGCCCTGGTCAACGTCGTGGCCATGCTCCTGGTCGCCTGGCTGCTCGGCTCCGCCCTCGCCCGGACCACGATGCCGACGGTCGGCAAGGAGGTGCGGCAGTCCACGGTGCTGGCGGGGGTGCAGGAGGTGCTGCCCGCGCAGGCCGACACCTGGTTCGACAGCTTCACCTCGGTCCTCGCGGAGAACGGCTTCCCGCAGGTCTTCAGCCCGTTCTCCAACGAGCCGGTCCTCGACACGCCGCCGCCCGACCCCGCGCTGGTGAACAGCCGGGTCGCCGTCACCGCCAAGCGCTCCATCGTCAAGGTCATGGGCACCGCCCCCGACTGCGGCAAGGTCCTCGAGGGCACCGGGTTCGTCTTCGCCGACCGCCGGGTCATGACCAACGCGCATGTCGTGGGCGGCGTCGACGAGCCCACGGTGCAGATAGGCGGCGAGGGCCGGAAGTACGACGCGACGGTCGTCCTCTACGACTGGCGGCGCGACATCGCCGTACTGGACGTGCCGGAACTGGACGCGCCCGCGCTGCGGTTCACCGACGAGGACGAGGACGCGCGGGGCGACGACGACGCGATCGTCGCGGGCTTCCCGGAGAACGGGGCGTACGACGTCCGTGCCGCGCGGGTCCGCGGGCGCATCACGGCCAACGGACCGGACATCTACCACCGCGACACCGTCCGCCGGGACGTCTACTCGCTGTACGCGACCGTCCGTCAGGGCAACTCCGGTGGCCCGCTGCTGACGCCGGAGGGCGAGGTGTACGGCGTGGTCTTCGCCAAGTCCCTGGACGACCCCGACACCGGTTACGCGCTCACCGCGGACGAGATCCGCGAGGACATCGGCAAGGGCCGCACCGCCAGCCAGCAGGTGGACAGCGACAGCTGCGCGCTCTAG
- a CDS encoding alpha/beta fold hydrolase: MTGSSTSPGQSPSPQHPNPTSVVRLGIPGGPEVTHRDVAANGARFHIAELGDGPLVLLLHGFPQFWWTWRHQLVALADAGFRAVAMDLRGVGGSDRTPRGYDPAGLALDITGVIRSLGEPDAALVGHDLGGYLAWTAAAMRPKLVRRLAVSSMPHPRRWRSAMLGDVRQSRAGSYIWGFQRPWVPERQLTADDGALVGRLLHDWSGPRLLDDDAVTAYRRAMCIPSTAHCSVEPYRWLVRSLARPDGIQFYRRMKRPVRVPTLHLHGSLDPVMRTRSAAGSGQYVEAPYRWRLFDGLGHFPHEEDPVAFSTELINWLKDPEPDR, encoded by the coding sequence ATGACGGGCTCCAGCACATCTCCGGGGCAATCCCCCTCGCCGCAGCACCCCAACCCCACCTCGGTCGTGCGCCTCGGCATCCCGGGCGGACCCGAGGTGACCCACCGGGACGTCGCGGCCAACGGCGCCCGCTTCCACATCGCCGAGCTGGGCGACGGGCCGCTGGTGCTGCTGCTGCACGGCTTCCCGCAGTTCTGGTGGACCTGGCGGCACCAGCTGGTGGCGCTCGCCGACGCCGGCTTCCGCGCGGTCGCCATGGACCTGCGCGGCGTCGGCGGCAGCGACCGCACCCCGCGCGGTTACGACCCCGCGGGCCTCGCCCTCGACATCACCGGCGTGATCCGCTCCCTCGGCGAGCCGGACGCCGCGCTGGTCGGTCACGACCTCGGCGGCTACCTGGCCTGGACGGCCGCCGCGATGCGGCCCAAGCTCGTACGACGGCTCGCGGTGTCCTCGATGCCGCACCCCAGGCGCTGGCGCTCGGCCATGCTCGGGGACGTCCGCCAGAGCCGGGCGGGCTCCTACATCTGGGGTTTCCAGCGGCCCTGGGTGCCGGAGCGTCAACTGACCGCGGACGACGGCGCGCTGGTCGGCCGGCTGCTCCACGACTGGTCCGGGCCACGGCTGCTCGACGACGACGCGGTGACGGCGTACCGGCGCGCCATGTGCATCCCCTCCACGGCGCACTGCTCGGTCGAGCCGTACCGCTGGCTGGTGCGCTCCCTGGCCCGTCCGGACGGCATCCAGTTCTACCGCCGGATGAAGCGGCCGGTGCGCGTGCCGACCCTGCACCTGCACGGCTCCCTGGACCCCGTGATGCGGACCCGGAGCGCGGCGGGGTCGGGGCAGTACGTCGAAGCGCCGTACCGCTGGCGGCTGTTCGACGGGCTCGGGCACTTCCCGCACGAAGAGGATCCGGTCGCCTTCTCGACCGAACTGATCAACTGGCTGAAGGATCCCGAACCCGATCGATGA
- a CDS encoding NUDIX hydrolase, with protein sequence MANGQANGQWYPPEWPDRIRALAAGTLTPVTPKRAATVMLLKDTGSGTESTGAGAGPAVHMLRRRTSMAFAGGAYAYPGGGVDPRDDDRAVGWAGPTRAWWADRLGVDEAGAQAIVCAAVRETYEETGVLLAGPTGDSVVGDTTGADWEADRAALVDRELSFAEFLDRRGLVLRSDLLGAWARWITPEFESRRYDTWFFVAALPAGQRTRNASTEADRTVWITPADATAGYDKGELLMMPPTVATLRGLAGCASAAEALASAPGRDMTPVLARARIVDGEIVLSWPGHEEFTKHVPSTAPATPTDPTGGAPA encoded by the coding sequence ATGGCGAATGGTCAGGCGAATGGTCAGTGGTACCCACCGGAGTGGCCGGACCGCATCCGCGCGCTGGCGGCCGGCACCCTCACCCCGGTCACCCCGAAGCGCGCGGCCACCGTCATGCTCCTCAAGGACACCGGTAGCGGCACCGAGTCCACCGGGGCCGGGGCCGGTCCCGCCGTCCACATGCTGCGCCGCCGTACCTCCATGGCGTTCGCCGGCGGCGCGTACGCCTATCCGGGCGGCGGGGTCGACCCGCGCGACGACGACCGCGCCGTCGGCTGGGCGGGCCCCACGCGCGCGTGGTGGGCGGACCGGCTGGGCGTGGACGAGGCGGGCGCCCAGGCGATCGTCTGCGCGGCCGTACGCGAGACGTACGAGGAGACCGGCGTCCTGCTCGCGGGTCCGACCGGTGACTCGGTGGTCGGCGACACGACGGGCGCGGACTGGGAGGCCGACCGGGCCGCCCTGGTCGACCGTGAGCTGTCCTTCGCGGAGTTCCTGGACCGCCGGGGCCTGGTCCTGCGGTCCGACCTGCTGGGGGCGTGGGCGCGCTGGATCACCCCGGAGTTCGAGTCCCGGCGCTACGACACCTGGTTCTTCGTGGCCGCGCTCCCCGCGGGGCAGCGCACCCGCAACGCCTCCACCGAGGCCGACCGCACGGTGTGGATCACACCGGCCGACGCGACCGCCGGGTACGACAAGGGCGAGCTGCTGATGATGCCGCCCACCGTCGCGACCCTGCGCGGACTCGCCGGGTGCGCCTCGGCGGCCGAGGCGCTGGCGTCGGCGCCCGGCCGCGACATGACGCCCGTGCTGGCGCGGGCACGGATCGTCGACGGCGAGATCGTCCTGTCCTGGCCGGGGCACGAGGAGTTCACCAAGCACGTCCCGAGCACGGCACCGGCGACGCCCACCGACCCGACCGGGGGAGCCCCCGCATGA